One genomic window of cyanobiont of Ornithocercus magnificus includes the following:
- a CDS encoding molybdenum cofactor guanylyltransferase, giving the protein MGCDKALLPHPLGGSWLERAASLPQAIGLEVWLLSGHDLHHEHVANRPGIHVVPESLPPSGPLQAIASMFSTSEGNTLLVLPVDMPSLEVRTLKQLMEIWREQESMAVVADDGECLQPLLGIYPCSPCNRKALDTSLAMGKGRWLDWLMTISYRRATLPAAELVNANSYKDLEAL; this is encoded by the coding sequence ATGGGCTGCGATAAAGCCCTATTGCCCCATCCACTTGGAGGTAGCTGGCTAGAGCGAGCAGCTAGCCTACCTCAGGCCATTGGACTTGAGGTATGGCTACTAAGTGGTCATGATCTCCACCACGAGCATGTAGCTAATCGCCCTGGTATTCATGTTGTCCCTGAGTCTCTACCACCGTCAGGCCCACTGCAAGCTATAGCGAGTATGTTTTCTACTAGTGAAGGCAATACTCTGTTAGTGCTACCAGTAGACATGCCAAGTCTTGAGGTACGTACTCTTAAACAATTGATGGAAATCTGGCGTGAGCAAGAGTCAATGGCAGTTGTGGCAGATGATGGGGAATGTCTGCAACCTTTGCTGGGAATCTACCCTTGCAGTCCCTGCAATCGAAAGGCACTGGACACCTCACTGGCAATGGGTAAAGGACGTTGGCTAGATTGGCTGATGACGATTAGCTACAGGCGTGCGACCCTGCCTGCTGCTGAGTTAGTCAATGCCAACTCTTATAAAGACTTGGAAGCTTTATAG
- a CDS encoding nitrate reductase — protein sequence MAIITNQARHCFHFEEDFTGNWRCIPLCVRRKLDLIGVKLKLSHWLYLPQQQRQELVDWADDAQALVRMRDHLQNCTRSMPDGTVNNLPPATMQPWQLTTHLPPLLSKAATRYGTSLSLDQWAKITELERFALFKLACPGHDHHNLKAALNEVLL from the coding sequence ATGGCCATAATTACTAATCAGGCCAGACATTGTTTTCACTTCGAGGAAGACTTTACTGGTAACTGGCGCTGTATACCGCTTTGTGTACGTCGCAAGCTTGACTTGATAGGGGTCAAGCTTAAGCTTAGCCATTGGCTATATTTGCCCCAACAGCAGCGACAGGAGCTAGTAGATTGGGCTGATGATGCGCAGGCTCTAGTTCGTATGCGTGATCACTTGCAAAACTGCACGCGCTCGATGCCTGACGGTACTGTTAATAACCTGCCTCCAGCCACCATGCAGCCTTGGCAATTAACAACTCACTTACCGCCACTTCTTTCCAAAGCTGCAACACGGTATGGCACCTCTCTAAGCTTGGATCAGTGGGCGAAAATAACAGAGCTAGAGCGCTTTGCTCTCTTTAAGTTAGCTTGTCCTGGCCATGATCATCATAACCTGAAAGCAGCTTTGAATGAAGTACTTCTGTAA